Proteins encoded together in one Macadamia integrifolia cultivar HAES 741 chromosome 8, SCU_Mint_v3, whole genome shotgun sequence window:
- the LOC122087050 gene encoding LIM domain-containing protein WLIM2b-like, giving the protein MAFLGTQQKCKACDKTVYVVDQLSADGVSYHKSCFKCNHCKGTLKLSSYSSMEGVLYCKPHFEQLFKETGNFSKNFQSPARSAEKLTPELTRSPSKAASMFSGTQEKCATCGKTAYPLEKVTVEGQSYHKSCFKCSHGGCSISPSNYAALEGILYCKHHFSQLFKEKGSYNHLIKCASMKRPATPVPDA; this is encoded by the exons ATGGCCTTTCTCGGCACGCAGCAGAAGTGTAAGGCTTGTGATAAGACTGTTTACGTGGTCGATCAGTTATCTGCCGATGGAGTTTCTTACCACAAGTCCTGCTTCAAGTGCAATCACTGCAAAGGGACTCTGAAG CTGAGCAGTTATTCGTCAATGGAAGGTGTTCTGTACTGCAAGCCACATTTTGAGCAGCTTTTCAAGGAGACCGGAAATTTCAGCAAGAACTTTCAATCTC CTGCAAGGTCGGCTGAGAAGTTAACACCAGAACTG ACAAGGTCACCTAGCAAAGCTGCGAGCATGTTTTCTGGAACACAAGAAAAATGTGCAACTTGTGGTAAAACAGCTTACCCACTAGAGAAG GTAACTGTGGAAGGACAGTCATACCACAAATCCTGTTTCAAGTGCTCCCATGGGGGCTGCTCGATTTCTCCATCAAACTATGCTGCTCTAGAAGGCATCCTTTACTGTAAACACCATTTCTCCCAGCTTTTTAAAGAGAAAGGAAGCTACAACCATCTCATCAAATGTGCATCAATGAAGCGCCCGGCAACCCCTGTTCCAGATGCTTGA
- the LOC122085596 gene encoding proliferating cell nuclear antigen — translation MLELRLVQGSLFKKVMEAIKDLVTDANFDCSATGFSLQAMDSSHVALVALLLRSEGFDHYRCDRNLSMGMNLNNMSKMLKCAGTDDIVTLKADDGSDTVTFMFESPNQDKIADFEMKLMDIDSEHLGIPEAEYQAIVRMPSSEFSRICKDLSSIGDTVVISVTKEGVKFSSRGDIGTANIVCRQNASVDKPEEAVIIQMQEPVSLTFALRYMNSFTKATPLSSTVTISLSSDLPVVVEYKIAEMGYVRYYLAPKIEDDDDESKPDMKTEA, via the exons ATGTTGGAACTAAGGCTTGTGCAGGGGAGTCTGTTCAAGAAGGTGATGGAAGCAATCAAGGATCTGGTGACCGATGCTAACTTCGACTGCTCGGCCACCGGATTCTCACTCCAGGCCATGGATTCGAGTCATGTGGCTCTAGTAGCCCTCCTCCTGAGATCGGAAGGCTTCGACCACTACCGCTGCGACCGGAATCTGTCCATGGGAATGAACCTCAATAACATGTCCAAGATGCTCAAGTGTGCCGGCACCGATGATATCGTCACCCTCAAGGCCGATGATGGCAGCGACACCGTCACTTTCATGTTCGAAAGTCCAA ATCAAGATAAGATTGCAGATTTTGAGATGAAGCTGATGGACATAGATAGTGAGCATCTTGGAATCCCCGAAGCAGAGTACCAAGCCATTGTCCGTATGCCTTCGTCTGAGTTCAGCAGGATTTGCAAGGACCTCAGTTCTATTGGTGATACTG TTGTGATCTCGGTGACAAAGGAAGGTGTGAAGTTTTCCTCTAGAGGTGATATTGGAACTGCAAATATTGTTTGCAGGCAGAATGCGTCAGTTGACAAG CCAGAGGAAGCTGTCATCATACAGATGCAGGAACCAGTGTCGTTAACGTTTGCCCTGAGATACATGAATTCCTTCACCAAGGCAACTCCATTGTCCAGCACTGTTACTATCAGCTTATCTTCTGATTTGCCTGTTGTGGTCGAATACAAGATTGCAGAAATGGGGTATGTCAGATATTACTTGGCTCCAAAGATAGAAGACGATGATGATGAATCGAAGCCTGATATGAAGACTGAGGCCTGA